Sequence from the Nasonia vitripennis strain AsymCx chromosome 5, Nvit_psr_1.1, whole genome shotgun sequence genome:
GTGATAACTCGGACTCCGGTCCTCTCGGTGTTGCAGGGAGCCGCGAGCGACTGCGAGAGTCCGATTATCGCCTGTTTCGTGGCTGTATAAACGGGCAGTTGAGCCGTGCAGTGGACGTCCATGTGCTCGGCGACGTTGACGAGGATACCACCCCGGCCGCCCATGTCCCGGCCCATGTACTGCATCGACAGCAGCGCTACCGATATCATGCCGTTCTGAGGAAGTGGAGATCGCGAATGTCAGTGATATAGAATTATAATGAATATTGTTATAACTTACCAGGTTGACGGCGATCTCGCGCTCCCACCTACGCTCGTCGAGGATGCCGGCGTTGTTCACCACGATGTCGACGGCGTCCATCAGCTTCACCGCTTTCTGGAAGCCGGCTGTTGGGACCGAAGCAACAGAAGCGTTATTTAGACACACGTATTGGTGGTACGAATCGCTGTTTTCCGAGGGGAAATACTCACCAACGATTTCGGAGTGTCGGGAGACGTCGGCGTGGATGAAGATCACTTTGCCGACGCCGTGAGACTTGTCGGTCGAGGCGACGATCTTCTTGCCGGCGACGTCGTCTATGTCGATTATGCAAATTTTCTGAAAATGTTCAATAGGTTCTCGCGTTATTTTTCGTGAATTTACAATTATATTGTTTCCATCAGCTGGCAGAACTTTTAACAAACTTACGTTAGCTCCGAACTGAAGGAAGTGATTGAAGAAAGCGTGACCTAGGCCAGCGGCTCCTCCGGTGATGAGGACGTTCTTGCCGGAGACGACTCCACTGATTTCCAGTTCTCGAGCTTTGTCGTCGGAAGTACGACGCGCGCGGGAATTCGGAGAACCGGCTGCTACCTTCTCGACAACCGAAGCG
This genomic interval carries:
- the LOC100121968 gene encoding 15-hydroxyprostaglandin dehydrogenase [NAD(+)], which translates into the protein MMSPNTKIVDASVVEKVAAGSPNSRARRTSDDKARELEISGVVSGKNVLITGGAAGLGHAFFNHFLQFGANKICIIDIDDVAGKKIVASTDKSHGVGKVIFIHADVSRHSEIVAGFQKAVKLMDAVDIVVNNAGILDERRWEREIAVNLNGMISVALLSMQYMGRDMGGRGGILVNVAEHMDVHCTAQLPVYTATKQAIIGLSQSLAAPCNTERTGVRVITLCPGLTETALTIDSPNKLLSRVMKADFVKNLEQLTIQTPYVVAQGLMSVLRSSESGSIWVIENGQSPYEVFVPNCRSLRRLYKNNFTVVDAVKHASKGRPIREVCDSSRTGLMSCA